Within the Naumovozyma castellii chromosome 1, complete genome genome, the region AGCTCTTAAATCCCAAAGCCTCACAATTCCATCCCTAGTACCTGTTGCCAATGCAGCATCGAAACACTGTAAGGCCCCAATGATTGCAGTTgcttttgttgttgttaaaAAGGGGGAGTCAGTAACTTGTATTGGCGGAGAGGCAATGGCAACAAAACTTAAATCTATGGTTTGGAGACATTTACCCGAAGGAATATCCCATTGACGAATAGTTCTATCTTGGGATCCACTAATTAAGTTTTCACCAGCAACAGTTACAGATGTAATCTCGTCGACATGCGAATCAAACGTATGAATACAAGATGCAGATGATGAGATTGGTTCTAAGTTTGAATTATTGGTGGGTAAAACGTTTCTGAAAGATTGAACTCCGACATTCAAATTCCACAATTTTAGGAGAGCATCTTTACCTCCAGAAACAAGCATATTGTTAGTGATTTGCATACAGTTTACTGTAGCCACATGGCCAGTCATGCGACCAATTTGTTTGCTTCTAGAAAGATCCCATATTTTAATTACATGATCCAGATGGCCAGCTGTACATAATGTTCCAAAAGGTAAATCAAAATCCAAACAAGTGATGTTATCATCATGTGCTTTCTGAATCGTATTAATCATACTGcccttttcaaaatattgcTGTAAGGTTGGAGTAATTTTCCTGGAATTTCTATTTTGGTTATGATAGAATTGACCTAGTTTGTCGGCAATATCTCCATTACTATCCGCagataaatatttggatcCATCTTTGCTAGGGTGTGTTGAACTAACTTCATTACCTAGACCGGTTGATACCGAACCAGCTCCCTTCCTGCCTGCCCCTAAAATGGTAGACTCCTCATCTGTTTTATCATCACTAGCTTCTAAACCATATTCTACCAGAAAATCTAGACGATCTTGAACTAATCCCAAACTATCTTGTAAGAAAAActcattttcttcaaccGTAGCAATTTTACTGAAGACATTAtctctttttattttcaatttggcAATCTTTAAATCCAATTCGTTAATTTCGTTTTCAGCCAATCTTTTTTGAACCTCTAAGAAATCTAATTGAGTGGTAACCTGTTTAGATAAATCTCTTAGCACATTCACTGAGTATGATCTGCCAATCAATTCTTGCGTAAACCCGTTAGGTAGCAAAAATTTCTCTTCTGCTTCCGTGGTATTTAACATTAAAGGTCcagaatcatcatcatcatcatttgcATCATAAGTCAATAATTGATCGATGATAGGTATGGATGCTTCAAAACCTTGAAATAAGGAAGGTCCTTGATCTGTAGCGTTTTCTGCAGCGGCTTTTATGGTCTTTCTGCCGTTATCAGTAGATTTAGAGACATCTGACGGAATGTCGTTCAGTATTTCATCGTTTAGATGCGTcatgattttgaaacttgTTCTTAAATCAGTATAtctattattaaaatatgaTTTTCCATCTTTCGCCAGTGACAAATCTTGAAATCCACTCTTATCCTGTTCCTTATCTTGAAAGGGTAAATTCAAGTCCTTCATCTTACGTATCAGTGTTCCTGCACCTCCTTCGTTTTTATTAACAGCCTCATGTAGTATGCTTTTATATTGTGGGTTGCTAGTTAATGAATGATCATCGGCTTGAGAGGGATTCAATAAGGTGGATGCAGTTAAAGAAAGACTCTTACCCAAATGAGTCAGTTGGTCATGGCTTGACATAACGGGTGGCTCTCCTTTTATGGTATTTGAGGTGGGCCAATGGAGTTTGTCTTCTTAAGTACTGTAAGTCCTTTGTCCTATATTGTTTTTAGATCTTACGCTATTTGATTCGATGGGCAAGTTTTCGcgaatttcaaattcttgcAATGACAGTAACAACAGAGAAACGtcaaaataaagaagaacagAGGAAAATGATCCGTCTTTTTTAAGATTTGTTTGAAGATTACATATTTTTACAGTTTGCATTTTTAATTCTGGTTTTTAGGGTATCCGGAAATGAATAAGAGCAAGAGAGAGTagccaaaaaaaaatatttatcctTCAGCATCGCTCAAAAATACGGAATTTCTCCCATTGAGAAACGTAGACTAAAACATTCCCTAAAGCTTAAGTTCAGATTGTTCAGATATCAATAGAGTGTCTAGTTCAACACCCAAGAGAAATAAACAAAACCGAACTTGACCAAGAAATTCCGATAGATATCGGAAGATTTGCTAAGAATaagttgaaaataaaaaaaacaaGTATATTAATAGGGATCAAGtatgaatttaaatatataatctTCCTATTGATTGAAAAGACTGAGTCAAGTTTGAATTTTATAGTAAATGCACGTGATTTAAATATAACGGTTTATAAACCatgtttccaaatttttgtATTGATTAGACCGGTTATTTGATTATgatctttctttatttttttgatatatatttcaaaggCATCACGAGGCTTTTATtagtatatatattatcttGGCTTTTCAATAAGGCAATGATAACTGGTTGTCAGTATAGATGGTAATCGATGAAGATAGGGTCAGGCGAGCTTTCTCTAGAGTGTACAGTACGGCCCATAATTCCCGTTCGACGGTCGAGTAACGTTGTTGTGTTTCAGTGAAACGTACAGAGGGGGAAGCTATTGGATACAATTGAGTTTTTCCATCGACTGTATCGGGTTGACAAACCATGGAGGCGGCACCTGTAAGGCTTGCATCCGAAAATATATATGTCGGAGCCTGGGGGTCAAATAATTTGAGTGACAGTGATTTATCAATCCATTGTTTAATCTCACCAAATTTGGGTGCCAACTTGGAGTGTATGTCCTTGGCTGGTGGGAGTTTAGGAAAATTCTGTGTATTGGACAACTCGTAGAAAGGAGTCAACAAATCTGAGGCATTGGGAATAAAATTACGGAGGTAATTGACAAAgccaatgaatttgataatgcCTTCCCGAGTGGTTGGCAATTTCCAATCTGCGGTTGTCTTCAATTTCGCTTCATCGATGGTGATCCTATTATGTGAGATATTATAACCGAGAAAATGGATCCTGTCCTGGGCAAGTTGTAGTTTTTCTTCGCTCAATGTTAAACCATGATCAGCAAGTTGTTAAAATAAGTTCCGCAATACTACGAAATGATCATGTATATTAGTTGATGCTACGATAATGTCGTCGTAATAATACTTGATGGTCGTAGATGGTGGACACTTAATCTTCTTGATGATGCCTTGTAGAAATTCACCCCACCAGTATGGTGCTGATACGAGCCCATAGGGAATTCTGGTAAATTTATAACTACCATCCTCTGTGATAATACCGATAGCATCATCCTTGATAGGTACTTGTTGATATGCCTTAGTAATATCGATTGCAGAAAAAGACAATCATATGAGAAAGTGTGGCTAAGATGGAGTGGGTCGCCGGAATTGGCCTTGGTGTAAATTGAACATATCAGACTTAATGTTTCCTAAATTAACATCAGAGACATTCTTAATACACGCTAATAATCTGAAATCTGAGCGTTTGATGATCAAGTCTGGGACAAATTTCTCGATTTCGTCAATCTTGGTTTGAACATCAATAGGGTATCCTGATTGAGTACCTGGCTGGGTCACAGCTGATTGTTGCTTCATGTTAATGATTTCACTTTTAACCTTTTGGGCAAATTGTGTTTGTTCAAGTCTAAATTTCTCGAATGTATCCACAAAGTCGGTAAAAGCAGTAGAAGTATTAGTTAACTCCTGTTGAGTATTGAGTGCGTCATTCTTTTCAGTTGCAGCAATACCTTCGATTTTGTTCTTAAGATCTtcgatttcttcttgattcTGTTCAAAATCCTGgttttcaatgtttttcaattcagtTTGTTGTTGAGTTTCTTTAGCGAAAGCAGTAGATGCTTGTTCTAAagcattcaattcaattgcATCGTCCTTCTTTAACTTGATTACTTCCTGAGATAAAGTGGTAATGGCTTCTTGCATGGAAAAACTCAATTGTATCCAATAGCTTTCCTCTCTGTACGTTTCACTGAAACACAACAACGTTACTCAACCGTCGAAAGGGAATTATGGGCCGTACTGTACACTCTAGAGAAAGCTCGCCTGACCCTATCTTCATCGATTACCATCTATACTGACAACCAGTTATCATTGCCTTATTGAAAAGCCaagataatatatatactaATAAAAGCATCGTGAAGcctttgaaatatatatccAAAAAATAATGTATTGATTGACCATAATGTTACCCGACATATTACGTAACCTTGAAGTTGACATCTTACAAGTAAAGCGTCGTCGACAATAAAAAgagaatgaaaattttatatacACTTTGTTATGAT harbors:
- the NCAS0A09610 gene encoding WD repeat MDV1/CAF4 family protein (ancestral locus Anc_1.247); protein product: MSSHDQLTHLGKSLSLTASTLLNPSQADDHSLTSNPQYKSILHEAVNKNEGGAGTLIRKMKDLNLPFQDKEQDKSGFQDLSLAKDGKSYFNNRYTDLRTSFKIMTHLNDEILNDIPSDVSKSTDNGRKTIKAAAENATDQGPSLFQGFEASIPIIDQLLTYDANDDDDDSGPLMLNTTEAEEKFLLPNGFTQELIGRSYSVNVLRDLSKQVTTQLDFLEVQKRLAENEINELDLKIAKLKIKRDNVFSKIATVEENEFFLQDSLGLVQDRLDFLVEYGLEASDDKTDEESTILGAGRKGAGSVSTGLGNEVSSTHPSKDGSKYLSADSNGDIADKLGQFYHNQNRNSRKITPTLQQYFEKGSMINTIQKAHDDNITCLDFDLPFGTLCTAGHLDHVIKIWDLSRSKQIGRMTGHVATVNCMQITNNMLVSGGKDALLKLWNLNVGVQSFRNVLPTNNSNLEPISSSASCIHTFDSHVDEITSVTVAGENLISGSQDRTIRQWDIPSGKCLQTIDLSFVAIASPPIQVTDSPFLTTTKATAIIGALQCFDAALATGTRDGIVRLWDLRAGKVVRALEGHSGSITCLKFDNKNIVTGSIDKTVRIWDLRSGILSDMLTFEKPVLSVDFDKNKIAIATHDEACKVYDRQLNNLQTCTSTDEASTSDPTIPVSTVETMSYQNGYLVEGRSDGTINSWAV
- the NCAS0A09620 gene encoding uncharacterized protein, with protein sequence MVCQPDTVDGKTQLYPIASPSVRFTETQQRYSTVERELWAVLYTLEKARLTLSSSITIYTDNQLSLPY
- the NCAS0A09630 gene encoding uncharacterized protein, with product MQEAITTLSQEVIKLKKDDAIELNALEQASTAFAKETQQQTELKNIENQDFEQNQEEIEDLKNKIEGIAATEKNDALNTQQELTNTSTAFTDFVDTFEKFRLEQTQFAQKVKSEIINMKQQSAVTQPGTQSGYPIDVQTKIDEIEKFVPDLIIKRSDFRLLACIKNVSDVNLGNIKSDMFNLHQGQFRRPTPS